The genomic interval caatagcatttttaaaatacaatattaaaaaatattaaagtgataatatacttacacaaagttctacaactttcttgacattttcattatcaaccactccttctttattaacacgcgcttccttccacaatatatgacgacccaagggttgatcggcttgggtgtcttttctctattcgttaaaatcataaacaaaataatacaaattagttacacactatagtttataatacaaattacttcattatataaaagtgatgtttaattacttacaatttgttgttcaaggcgtgcatatcccatacgtgatttcttgtatgggtgttttgggttgcttgcccgttcgcgatttgccttactaatattctatataaaaaaaaaatagcaattgtgtaaaaatttaaaatacgctacgaatatgaataataaaacacaaatgctaataaattaatcacttacgacaaacgccgggtcagaacgtttggaaacaaatgcactccattcatcctttgatatataatgttgatatatctttggaggttcagcatttgtgtttccttctctatcttttagatagaaatttgagagatgggatctaaatccacgatggattttcccagcaactctcaaaacatacgactttcgttcctcatcaagaacaaaagtggtctgcaatgaaaacaattataagtaatgtattttacagaaaaaaaattataaatgacaaaagagtagatcaaaatatttacttgaatgtcattccagatgatatctttggcatccttcaacgccttatctctccagttgtctattgttattgggacattttgacgaacaacagccccaatgtagcttacaaacatggagctgttggggtcaactggctgaccactctcgttccagccaacctaataaactcatatagtaagtacgtgccctaaaccctaaaaaaagataaaaaacacacagcaaacagattatatatagtatacctcaaatttaatgccattaccccttgctttaatgactttctgcatgatagttgcaccacatttgacttctttttcgtaagtcttagaggtgccaacttcttcattttgaacttctaaatctttgtttgtatccatttaactacaacaagttcaacatgcactttagtataacatcaacaagctcaacatggatcatgcattattataaacaaactcaacatgtatcagtatatcttaaaaaagctcaacatgcattttaatgattacaaaaaatttataacatcaatacctgaataatggttcgaagaaagatgaaatcTAAAGAACAGAGGgaacgcagaaagttcacagaaatatggttcaaagaaaagagggaacggtattgaagaaatacgtaatgagggttacgtatttcaatgaaaatatattgtgtgaaatgggagagatgatcttggatggaaataaggttcgaaatgaaggagatgatcgtggaaataaggttcgtaaaggacgggatgatagggtttgcaaaagaagagaagaaatgaaggttgagatgaaggttacgtaatgaagaggaaactgaagaggtaactgttatatatacgtaacacttttacagcgcttgtgaaaaaagcgctgtaataggtagttaaattcaataaaagcgcatgtgttttacagcgcttgtgaaaaaagcgctgtaataggtagttaaactcaatgaaagcgcatgtgttttacagcgcttgtgaaaaaagcgctgtaactgattcgcgaaagcgcttccttttacagcgcttttttgacaagcgctgtaaaagccttataacgtgatgcgcaaacgttatatgacctactataGCGCTTggtttacagcgctttgaatcaaaagcgctgtaaaaggttccgttatttttaaaatataattacaacagcgcttgtgtttagcaagcgctgtaaaatgggcgctgttaaatgtcatttttggcgtagtgtcaTAGCACATTTTTGGAGAAACCGGAGAGATAAATAAAACATGCAAAGAGATTAATAACAGAAAGAGAAATAATAGTCTCAGAAAACTTACAAGAAAAAATTGTACAAAGCAGAAATAAAACTTGAAATCGATCATAAACAATACTCTTGTTCTTGTACACTCTTAAGCAATACACTTGGCAGTGAATTTTTGGATGAGTATGTTAACAACTGACATTTATATAAAAGAGGGAAGGGATAAACAGAGAGATATAgtagattataattttaataataggATTAAcaaagcaataaaaaaaaaagaagttatgTTACTAAAGACTCAATAATATTATGTATTTATAGCGATACATTtgactcaattttaaaatttgaacaagtaataatataaaatcaaatttaaatcaagaacaattattaataataatattacataaTATAAAATTCCATCCTAAGAAACATTCTAAGATTATTAATCAATCTTAATAGTCtcaatcataaattaaaaacaaattgtaATAATTGTAagtattaatataaaattcaatCTTAAGGGATATTTTAAGATTATAAACCAATCCaacttttttatgttttttatttctaagATTACCACTACAAATAATGGTTTAAGATATCAAATtcatatgaattatttttcattCCAAAAGTAAATTATAGAAGTCAAAACATTAATAGAAAAAACAAATATCGGAGAGAACACAACAAAAGTTggaaagaataaaataatcgAACGGATGAATCGTCATAGGAcgaaacataacaaaaaatgAGATACACAAGTTCATGATACAAGAGGAAGAATGAAATGTTTAGGCATcgccaaaaaaatatttttttacatttttataatgtataaagttccaataatatattataaaaaaaacattttagtGAACACGTATAAAAAAAAAgcttcaataaatttttaatttttggcaaaatcattatttatttggattgatatttttcagtctaaaaaatattatagtgaaACATTTGTCTTAACTTTTGCTATAACCGataaaattttgtataaatcaaataaaacatatttttattgcaaattatttaataatatttttactacaACTAAATTGGCTAACGACGATAGTAGGgatgagagaaatattaattataaattgagaaactGACAAAAAGTGAGCACATTTCCCAcatgagaaatattagttataaattgagaaatcataAGACAAGTCGTAACATATTGCTAACATTATTATTAGAGTGGTAATATACacactattttcttcttcaactaaaagaagaaaatttttACATAAGTTAGATGTTGCTGTAGAACAGTtgaaatgtattattttattttttaaaaaaatagagaaaaaatagatttgaaaatgctattaattctattaaagaaattttatatagttattaaataaaatattaataatttatttattaattttttaaaaggtccAGTCTAATAATTTCGCTTTAGGCCTCATCATTTGTTGGACCGGCCCTGAATATTCCATACCTTTATGTAACAAATTTAATAGCGcaaataatatatgatataatctatatttttatGTAACAAATTTAACAGCCTAAACAATATGAGAGAGATTTGAAATTGACTTGAATTAATCAGGGTAATTGTTAAACCTTTTTTTAGTATATTTATGCAAActatatatgaattttaaaaagaaattaaatctagttgtttatttgattgaaatttaagaattaaaaacatTGTTTCGTTTTTATCTTAACACCTCATCATAAACAAGttacattatttaattaaagcttgcattgttatttatatatactagcATGTAGCCCGTACTCGAGACATCGTCAATATAGAATTATTCATCATTTTCGCTATGTATagtttaaaatcaaaatatgtttGATTCATGGTATTTGTttgtaattatataataatttattttttctaaagaaTATACCCTTTGTAAATGTCAATAGTTAAAATATTGtgtatataatttctttttatacgTATTATGAAATATATTAGTTGTaggtattattttttgtttttcataattttttttaataaaaataattatatttgagatATTGTAATTCGTTAAATGTGGATATCTCTTCTTGATTCGGTACGTCGTGCAAGCGTATCCTTTTTTGACTCAAGTTAAACTAAAATCTTTGTtggatattaattttaaatttattaatataaatacacatattttttattatattaatttttaccataaagttatcaaattttaatttaccaTTATATCTCTATGACTTGTATATTAATGAGTTTTAGTGGAGCGTTGTTATTTACATGAATTTTATGTATCTATATCTTGAAATCTAtaatatgagtttaattttgGGACATCGATAATGTAAGTATGTATATTAAATtgtcaattaattataaatacaaacttaattatatattttcaacGTACATAAGAtaatttgttgaaatttttaaaaatatttaccctcaaattataaaaattattttatcaaaaatactTTGAATCACCACCAACCAAAACAGAGAATAAAATATCAAGAACAATACATTAATctcattaaaattatattatcaaattgtaattAAACATTAGACCCTCatgttaaaaataagtaaacCTTAATCTATTAAAGAAATATTGAATGAAgtaaaattgtgattttaaattcaaaataattttgattagattttatgaaatatatttaaatttaaattaattacaaaaataaaatttaaatttatgtatgtaacaaatgatttaaaaaattaattagataataataaaattaaattattaaaattttaaatagatgTTTAACTTGCCACAAATTATAATCTATGTCTCATATAAAggggatattattattttcttttttactcaatgacataaatgattttttttgaaataaccGTATGATTTTGTTACTTTCactattttatttgacaaatagTAACTATTGAGATACTTAgtaaaaactatatttaataGACCAAAAAAATATCagataatattttacaataacTAACCAAAgaaagataattttattaactTAGAGCTTCAAATCATCACAAATTGGAACAACAAGCGTGAACTTAACCTTTGGGGATCCACTACCAAAAAAAGTATCTATTGTAACACTAAGattttgtgatgttttttatcTGTCACCAAAACTACGTTTGCCTACAGTTAGGGTGTCactatttctaaaatattatactcttttgtaaaaaaaattatatgcacAAAAATCTTCTCAATTAGAAAATGGTTTTCCCTTTTTTTCTCATTTCTCTCATGTTTCATTAAACCGATTTCCCTAACTTTCCTCTTAGAAATTTGTCCACATTCTAGTTAGGGTGAAATCGTTTTCCCATTTTCCGTTTCAGAAATCGCTTTGCTTCTCTACTAACAATTCCATTTCCTTAGACTTTCCTCTTCGATTCATATTCTTCTTAAATCTTTTTGTTCAATGGGATTTCTTTCATAACAATTAAACAGATtcaatttttcctttcttctctCTCGTAGCAATTCGATTTTCTGCGTTTCAATTTAGCTCTTCTTCTCTCAAATCCTAAAATCGCTCATCTTCTCTAAAATCGTTCTTCTCCTTTCGATTCGAATGTGTTCATcaaattttgttcaatttcattCGTAGTCTCACAAAATCGTAGAAATTAAGTTTCAAATCGTTCTTCCATCTCAAgtaaatgaatatttttcttCCATCACAATTTCCTCGAAATACATTTCCTTCAAGACCTGTTCATCGGGTTATCAGGCTCCTCCGTTGACTTCACCTATAAATCTTCTTCCCAAATCTACGACATTTTCGTTTAAAATTGTCGGGTTCTTCAAGGCAAATATTGGGAGGCTCCATGGTTTATTGTGACAACCAGCTATATTTAGTAAGTTGCAGAACTAGTTCAATTCATGTCGAATAAGTAAGTTGCAGCCTCTAGTAGCAATTTTATACATCTTGATATTGGTAATTGAAAAATCACATAACATGTTAAATACTAATGACTATCTTTTTGAGCAATGAACATTCATTTACATTGATTTCAGTCTTAGCTTTGCATGGTCTGCAAGTGAAAAAATCACCAAAGCGTGTTGCATAGAGATGATGGCTTTATTCCTGAACTTTCATACATATTTACATAGATACTTGATTTTGATCTTTAGATTAGGACCCTAAGTATCACTTCTTATCTTATAAAGTGcttattattgttttgattcTTAATTAGGGATGACTTCttctttgtttgatttttaattcCTCTTACAGGATATTTATTTTTGCCATTCAATCCATCTAAGGTCAGTTCAATCATTCCCATCTCAATGCTTTTGTTTCTAAATTCCTCTTACACTCTGAATGCAACATTTCTTGAAACAAACAATAGCTTTTTTTGGCATTGACTTTTACCCTTTTCTTGACTCTCTTTTTCCCTTTTTGCTAAATCTATTACTGAactagaaaatatttctttatatcTTTAACTTGCTAGAAGATTCTaggtctttattttttttatttgaagaccTATGTTTTCAAAATgtagtattacattaattactGTAATACCACAGAATCATACACACAAAGAGTAGTACAATAATAGTCTATTCATTATTCCGATGTGAAGTGCGGTGAACCAAAATTAAATGTTGTATGCGAAGCTGGTATCAGCTGACAAAAATTAGTGAAGGTTATTTTGAAGGCAAGTTGTTGAAATCAATGAGCAAACATCCATTCAGTCATATCTTGCTGGAATGTGGCTAGAGTAATTTGTAACTAGTATTAGTAATGTTGTTCTGAGTGCAATAGACCTGTCTGTTTGTGCATATATGTAATATTTAAGGTGTGTGCATCAATAGCTTCTATGGGAAACTAGCTCATAATAATTGTCTCGACTTTGCATATGAATTTTGAAGCTTTATTTGGGTATGGTGTCATTCTAGTTCTTATCATGACGAGGAGCATTATAGTAGTGTTCCATTAAAGGATGATCCTTGTGATGGACCTGCAAGGTCGATTGTAATTAAGGTTCTTATTGGAATTTTGTTTCCTAATTCTCAAATTAATGTTAAGAGTTAAGAGTAGTAGCTATTTACTGATTAATTCTAGTTTGTGAAAGGCGAATGTCGATCTTTCAGCGCCATCCCATCAAACGAAAGATAGAGCTAGCAAACCCTATGAGCAAGCTGGTAGGCAAACGTTTTAGCTGGGTCTGTAAAGGTGGTTATGGCTGGAAATGGATATGAAAACAGAGAGAAAATGGAACAAGTGCAATAAGTGGATGCCTTTTTCTTTGTTTGAAAATTGATGATATCTCAATTAAAGGAGAACTCTTGCAGCttgctgtttttttttcttttggaaaTTAACAACTTTACATGTAATTATAAATTCTTTGTTGCAGATTCTAGATCAGGTAAATGGAGATGTTGGGACTGTTATAGAGTTTCTAATAGCAGAACAACGAGCAGAAAAGTGCTCTTCAAATTCTGATTGCCTTCAAAGTCAGGCTAGTATTAACGGCAATGTCAAGTCATTTCATTTTGCACTTTCTGAAAGTCAAACCATCATATTTTCCTGTTCATAATTGTTAATTTGGTTCTCTATATAGCATATTACATCTTGGTAGGATTCATTCATGTTTGTGTTTACTATTTATACTCCAACTCTTAACTCCAATTTCTGGAATGTGTAGGTTGTGATGTAAATGAGAATCGTGAAAAGCACAAAGAAAACATCGTAGAGGACAAAACTAATGATGAATCAAACAATAGCTCTAGGAAAACCAATGATAAAATCACATTACAACAAAATGACAAggttttctttctatttttcttcttgtaTTGTGATTTGTTGGTGTTTTAATTTCCTTTGAGTTGGTTAGGTGATCCAAAATCAATATGTTGTTCGCACTCACAAACAATGTTCTAATATTATGCTATCCTTTGATATTCTGGTTTGTTGTTATTGCTTCTCGTTCTATTGAGAAGATTCCTCGAAACAAGGTATGCACGTTTAGttcaaaaaagaaatacaaagcTTGTTGTGGATCTACGTCAGGAAAACAATATGCTCAGTTTGTAGTGTATGCATCTTAGGTTAAGCTATGTGAAGTGTTTTTATTGATAGGATCTGAAAGGTCAGATTGCTAATCAGGTTCGGAGCCGAAGCATGTggtatttgtgttattgaagTTGGAGTTTCAGTTTTCAATTCATCTCAACATTTAAATAAACACATACACTCTTGCTTTCAGGGATTCAGACACCTCCACGTGTTGGCTTTTTGGTACTCGGAATCATGGGCTCCCCTATGGCACAAAATCTGATCAAAGCTGGGTATATATCTTTATATTGTCATACTATTCTATTAATTAACCTACTAATAGTTTCTctaatgcattttttattttttataatagtacTAGTATCAACTCAGTAGTAAGAGTTTGATTTTGTAAATTTCAAGAGACATACTTCAAATTCTGTTGATGATCATTGTAAAAGGGTAATTAGTTcactttattaaataataattttcctctttttaattttttaaaagaaattctTTCAAATTTTATCCTTTAGTTTACTTATGATTAATATGCCTTGACCACCTGAAAGTGAAACCATGTGCAATATTGTTGCACAGGATGTTTACTAGTTCTTCACATTCTAATTTATTCTGCAGATATAAATCATCTCCTGAGGAAGTAGCAACATCTTGCGATGTCACATTTTCCATGCTTGTTGATCCTAAAAGTGCGGTGTGTGTATATTTCTgtatggttttttattttattttaaagctCATCTAGAAGTTATGAGCTAGTTGTATTTGTTCTATTCCATATCAGGTGGATGTTTCTTGTGGGAAGCATGGAGCTGCAAATGGAATGGGTCCAAGAAAAGGGTGCTATATTAAAGTTCAAagttataaagtattttcatttgattgctaCAATTTGACATTTAATAGAACttgaaataaatattgatatatgcCTGATCATCTTACTATTGAAACTTTTCCATCTAGTTTGATTAGACTATGTCTATCCACAGTATAATCTCGTTGCatatattttcatatcattATAATGTCTACAAGCCATATATCTACTCGATTGTTTACTTTTTGAAGTAATGAAATGGTAGGAAGATATTGTATGCCAGCTTATGGTGTATATATGTTGTGATGTGTTTCCTATGATAGCAAACTtgatatcttttatatttttagatacGTTGATGTATCAACTGTTGATGGGGACacttttaaattgattaatggaCACATAAAATCCTCTAGAGCATTATTTTTGGAGGTTTGGTTGTTCATACTTTCGCTACCTATTCTCTATGGAACATACAGGGGGGGCTCTTCAATTTGGATTTGCATTATTCGTTGATTGCTTTTGTTGGATGATTAGATGAATATGTAAGTTGTAACACTTGGGAAGCCATTTCTATCTACCTACAGGCTCCAGTTTCAGGTTCATAAAAATCAGCAGAAGATGGACAATTGATATTTCTTACAGCAGGTGAATATTCTTCTTCCAGTACTAATAACTTTTGGCATGGGAAAAGAGGTGGTGAAGGATTTTATTTTACAAGTAGAAAATTCAGCTAAGATGTGTCATGTAAGTTGCGGCACTGTTTCCATTAGCTgcatatatttgaaattatgaatttatgaaGTCTTTGCAATGGGTTATACTGTAAAGAATTTCATCCTATAGCTCGCCTTTTAATACATAACATTCATTTAGACTTTAGTTACAAAAGAATATTGGGAACTTAAAGAAATTGAGATAATGTATATTATATAATGTTTCAGGGGACATGAGTCTTTATGAAACGGTTGCGCCTTTCTGACACCATGGGGAAAGTATATATATCTAGTCctccattaaaaaaatatctgatCTTTCTTCCAAAGCAAACAATTAATTCATCTAACATGTATGCTTTATGCTTCAATGCAGTCAAAATTTTACCTTGGTGATGTTAGAAATGGAGCTGCAATGAAACTTGTTGTAAATATGATCATGGGCAGGTCTTTTAAAATTTGGTTCATGCTATTTTGCTtttatttgagtttgttttgatGATTAAGGCGACATAATTTCATTCTCTCTTTTTCATTGGTTTATAGTATGATGGCATCCCTTTATGAAGGTTTGCTTTGTGACACCTTAAATTTTTTGTGTAAAGTTTGCaacggataaagaaaatatttttttaagaaaataaaaacttttataactaatttaagatatcatatttttcaaagtacacatggaacaattcaaattttattactcaattaaaataatttaatttcaatgaacttgatttaactataaattcttattttaattccaaaaacttactagtactaaggttttcatataaaCAGTCATATTtaattacataactaaaatataaattacaactctaaatttccggtatcacctatcagagcggagtttctcccaaacttgaacttcaagactcattaacctgtaataactgtgattttgcaaacgcagggccaagccaatcaaatacaaacaacgaatgaggtgagttttgaaatcatgttaatagtataatataagtaacaAGAACACACATTTGATCATAAATAAATCGTATcattaaacaaatattattcaaggaaaaacatcacataatGAAGTCAACGTCaaaatcaaggaaaatcaatacatttctcTATAATATCAAATCGtctcataaattattatctcaCACAatacagtcgaggtaaacgtgtgttgcatgttagcacccgacatttggagtgctacctccaagtcacctaggaattcctcaCCCGAATatctccaaggtctaacaatcttgccttaaggctagACAGcggaccgccacgatcaggctcattcagttgtacttccacttcacaaattctaaatatttatttctcctttcgttggcctatgatactccgtTAAGAcagtcatctcaaacacaaattgaaatcaccattatttcatcaactatgaggttacttaaatattctcatcacaaaatttataacatcactatcattaatcacacagCATCATCGTCACATAAACTAATCACAAATTTATGGCATCACTATCACCAATCATGCATCATCActtaaacttatcacaaatttataacatcacagttattaatcatacatcattattatcacataaacttatcacaatgcattcatcttttatcatcacatcacataaactcatctaatcaaacatatacataaaattcatttgacactcaatatcacaataatatcaaacaccacacatttaaagaaattaaatcaatcaacaccttacaaatatttctattctatatttaatctcacaattttcatatttgcatattaattaatttatctctcaaagggctactggcatacgtagcgagccccgtatgaatcgttgggaaatacggtttttccgttcatcttacaatatattatactcatgaattcaaacgctctctcacacct from Cicer arietinum cultivar CDC Frontier isolate Library 1 chromosome 5, Cicar.CDCFrontier_v2.0, whole genome shotgun sequence carries:
- the LOC101490060 gene encoding glyoxylate/succinic semialdehyde reductase 2, chloroplastic-like isoform X2 — protein: MIIVKGYKSSPEEVATSCDVTFSMLVDPKSAVDVSCGKHGAANGMGPRKGCYIKVQSSSFRFIKISRRWTIDISYSRGHESL
- the LOC101490060 gene encoding glyoxylate/succinic semialdehyde reductase 2, chloroplastic-like isoform X1, with the protein product MGSPMAQNLIKAGYKSSPEEVATSCDVTFSMLVDPKSAVDVSCGKHGAANGMGPRKGCYIKVQSSSFRFIKISRRWTIDISYSRGHESL